A DNA window from Calliphora vicina chromosome 1, idCalVici1.1, whole genome shotgun sequence contains the following coding sequences:
- the jigr1 gene encoding putative cyclin-dependent serine/threonine-protein kinase DDB_G0272797/DDB_G0274007, with amino-acid sequence MGEFDLSLISEFRSRPSFYDRSSPRFKDKLYNAHEWQEISNKLGFDVSILKDRILQLRNRYNLEKRRIEQLREENPYKSYDSPWPLYEHLHFLSEHIRARRSYKKMMPLNGSMGGGGSQFAAEPELSNSCSNNSNLTLRHITDQAATGGQNISAFPNGLLAVKMEDGSEDTGDETESQHNDSEINAFETAELITETHSSTMPIYHQQQQQQPQHSQLKPLPQQQQQHRPTISIRRLDTLRSDYADSTSTNYHKKQQLLQQQQQQQQQHQHQHQAQLQRNHRTSNHQSSLQTDNDSAVSVAPPPPKQARLNAREYKYTAFGNFISSSLLDLPPSTALELVERFTSDIVRVLMENAEQEKHCNDFENLQ; translated from the exons ATGGGTGAATTCGATTTGAGTTTAATTAGCGAATTTCGCAGTCGCCCTTCGTTTTACGATCGCAGTTCTCCACGTTTTAAGGATAAACTTTATAATGCTCATGAGTGGCAggaaatatcaaataaattgGGTTTCGATG tttccaTATTAAAAGATCGCATTTTACAACTACGCAATCGTTACAATTTGGAAAAGCGGCGTATCGAACAATTACGCGAGGAAAACCCATATAAATCTTATGATTCACCCTGGCCTCTATACGAGCATTTACATTTTCTCTCGGAACATATAAGGGCCAGAAGATCGTATAAGAAAATGATGCCATTAAATGGTAGCATGGGTGGAGGTGGTAGTCAGTTTGCCGCTGAACCAGAATTAAGTAATTCATGCAGTAATAATTCCAATTTAACTTTGCGTCATATTACGGACCAGGCAGCGACCGGAGGACAAAATATATCGGCATTCCCAAATGGTCTGCTGGCTGTTAAAATGGAGGATGGTTCAGAGGATACGGGAGATGAAAC AGAGAGTCAACATAATGATTCCGAGATAAATGCATTTGAAACAGCAGAACTAAT TACGGAAACACATTCCTCTACTATGCCAATCTAccatcagcaacaacaacaacagccgcAGCACTCACAACTCAAACCACTAccgcagcagcaacaacaacaccgTCCCACCATTAGCATACGTCGTTTGGATACATTACGTTCAGATTATGCCGATTCCACATCAACCAACTaccataaaaaacaacaactgctgcaacagcaacagcagcagcaacaacaacaccaacaccAACACCAGGCACAGCTACAACGTAACCATCGAACATCCAACCATCAATCTTCACTGCAAACTGATAATGATTCAGCCGTTTCAGTAGCTCCACCACCTCCAAAGCAAGCTCGCTTAAATGCCCGAGAATACAAGTACACAGCATTTGGTAATTTTATATCCTCCTCACTATTAGATTTACCACCCAGCACCGCTTTAGAATTGGTGGAGAGATTCACCTCCGATATTGTCAGAGTGTTAATGGAGAATGCCGAACAGGAAAAACACtgcaatgattttgaaaatttacagtAA